One window of the Candidatus Zixiibacteriota bacterium genome contains the following:
- a CDS encoding hypothetical protein (Evidence 5 : Unknown function), with the protein MKQEDCLEISTIVDGHWSIPREINFGLECGVGDATFWPDGSRVYFTSFHPPYPNAPEKERIWYAERDGNSWSAPRLIDDAVLAHPTHWTFSFADNKNLYFTSEMPGVRGEQDIYMARFDGEKYLEPVDVGPAINSDGMDLAPFVARDESYLIFTRVGTETSKADLYISFKDSLGHWTEAGSMEDNINSEANDLCASVSPDGKYLFFISQKNGLMNRIYWMDASIIDSVRQHLKM; encoded by the coding sequence ATGAAACAGGAGGACTGTCTGGAGATATCCACGATAGTCGATGGGCATTGGTCGATACCCAGAGAGATAAATTTCGGCCTTGAATGCGGGGTCGGCGATGCCACCTTCTGGCCCGACGGTAGCAGAGTCTACTTCACTTCTTTCCATCCTCCGTATCCCAACGCGCCTGAAAAGGAAAGAATCTGGTATGCCGAACGTGATGGAAACAGCTGGTCTGCTCCTCGGCTTATCGATGACGCTGTACTGGCCCACCCGACTCATTGGACATTCTCATTTGCTGATAACAAGAATCTATACTTTACTTCTGAGATGCCGGGTGTCAGAGGTGAACAGGACATTTACATGGCTCGTTTCGACGGTGAGAAGTACCTTGAGCCGGTCGATGTCGGCCCTGCCATAAACAGCGACGGAATGGACCTGGCGCCGTTCGTCGCCCGGGATGAGAGTTACCTGATCTTCACACGTGTTGGGACCGAGACCAGCAAGGCGGATCTGTATATCAGTTTCAAGGATTCCCTGGGGCACTGGACGGAAGCCGGAAGCATGGAAGATAATATCAACAGTGAGGCCAATGACCTATGCGCTTCAGTCAGCCCGGATGGGAAATATCTGTTCTTTATCAGCCAGAAGAACGGTCTAATGAATAGAATCTACTGGATGGATGCCTCGATAATCGACTCGGTAAGACAACATCTGAAGATGTAG
- a CDS encoding hypothetical protein (Evidence 5 : Unknown function): protein MEIILAIMGVIIGLFSFLYALKTQREKRKFERLVKSNLAGLAGSIVMIRNNPALAHKNIDYILKHLDVIESTPELNRILNRLAWAQGDSAAAHRLLEVLLNDVLTLQEGLFGTRDIVRPDSHEEGNVTNEVEGAS from the coding sequence ATGGAGATTATTCTAGCAATAATGGGCGTGATTATCGGGCTGTTCTCGTTTCTGTATGCGCTCAAGACCCAACGTGAAAAGCGCAAATTCGAGAGGTTGGTTAAGTCGAACCTTGCAGGCCTAGCTGGCAGCATCGTAATGATTCGGAATAACCCGGCGCTAGCTCACAAGAACATTGATTATATACTGAAACATCTGGATGTAATAGAATCGACGCCTGAATTGAACCGCATTCTGAATCGGTTGGCATGGGCTCAAGGCGATTCTGCGGCCGCTCATAGGTTGCTGGAAGTCCTGCTTAACGATGTATTGACACTTCAAGAAGGCCTTTTCGGAACAAGAGACATTGTTCGCCCTGACAGCCATGAGGAAGGCAATGTAACAAATGAAGTTGAGGGTGCTTCATGA
- a CDS encoding hypothetical protein (Evidence 5 : Unknown function) — protein MSDNDREQTRDQIRKAKEFVTHSKERIGEQIEKYRGLYDQLEYSEYYLSEQEKILSQEVSVPPIYTSTASGMAHSGSMISSEIDGMLNSQELVFRGIEDHTKLLTSSVTGTYSMLAMQTTGTIHFGGPLPSLEIDWDSLDRSVSEIDPDLGKIVRGARAALDDPSPDSVRHACHSLRDCLTHVMDRLAPIEDVKQANWYIEDKTSKTGVTRKQRLIYIALGSHAKDTNPDDLSESELELVANTIEVNNEIIKNSHKLKEAPAEKIKPSVRGYCSNIVTLLDLHKSNSHIS, from the coding sequence ATGAGTGATAATGATCGCGAACAAACCCGGGATCAGATACGAAAAGCCAAGGAATTTGTTACTCACTCGAAGGAACGAATAGGCGAACAGATAGAAAAATACCGGGGATTATATGACCAACTTGAGTATTCAGAGTATTATCTATCTGAACAGGAGAAGATTCTGTCTCAAGAAGTCTCCGTCCCTCCTATATATACATCAACTGCCAGCGGAATGGCTCACTCTGGAAGCATGATTTCCAGTGAAATTGATGGAATGTTGAACTCACAAGAATTGGTATTTCGCGGTATTGAAGACCACACTAAGTTACTTACTAGTTCTGTAACCGGCACTTATTCAATGTTAGCAATGCAGACAACTGGTACAATTCACTTCGGTGGCCCTTTACCTAGCTTGGAAATAGATTGGGACTCCCTAGATAGGAGTGTCTCGGAGATCGATCCGGATCTGGGCAAAATAGTGCGGGGTGCCAGAGCAGCACTCGACGATCCGTCACCAGATAGCGTTCGCCACGCATGTCATTCCCTACGCGATTGCCTAACTCATGTGATGGATCGATTGGCTCCTATTGAGGATGTGAAACAAGCCAATTGGTATATAGAAGACAAAACTTCCAAAACTGGTGTCACCAGAAAACAACGACTAATCTACATCGCTCTAGGTAGTCACGCCAAAGACACCAATCCTGACGACCTATCCGAATCAGAGCTCGAACTTGTAGCAAATACTATCGAAGTCAACAATGAGATCATCAAGAACTCGCATAAGCTAAAAGAAGCTCCGGCAGAGAAGATAAAACCCTCGGTGCGGGGTTACTGCTCGAATATCGTTACTCTCCTAGACCTACACAAGTCTAATAGCCATATCAGCTAA